One genomic window of uncultured Erythrobacter sp. includes the following:
- a CDS encoding amidase: protein MTLDPFNAFVSRDWTAVENAEPIDGPLAGMTVGVKANIAVKGMPFHAGLGAWTRREANADAEVITRLREAGAVITGITNMEEGALGAKTDNPHFGPTHNPHRHGYSPGGSSGGSAAAVAAGLCDVALGTDTMGSIRIPAAHCGVYGFKLATDRVSQDGLIPADPSLDAIGPLARDLDTLERVSRVISDFGDGNIEGSGATLIEHGVKCHPDVDQAFGRALTELGHPETEKLAHPNSRIRFAGFVGVSKFMAGDLADVAKSDHLAKLLTYGPRRSDADWVEDQSMLAETGTAVRAIVKRHGFLILPTVPNPPFPHSEPEPAAQADFTCLANIAGLPALSIPAGWTEDGLPIGVQIIGEAGAEAGLFRIARDLDSKLGAYRAPQKGA from the coding sequence ATGACCCTCGACCCTTTCAACGCATTCGTTTCTCGCGATTGGACGGCGGTGGAGAATGCCGAACCGATCGACGGCCCGTTGGCCGGAATGACCGTTGGTGTGAAGGCCAATATCGCGGTCAAGGGAATGCCTTTCCATGCCGGACTCGGCGCATGGACACGGCGAGAGGCCAATGCCGACGCCGAGGTGATCACGCGTTTGCGTGAGGCAGGCGCGGTGATCACCGGCATCACCAACATGGAAGAGGGCGCGCTGGGTGCGAAGACCGACAACCCGCATTTCGGTCCGACCCACAATCCGCACCGTCATGGATATTCGCCTGGTGGTTCGTCAGGAGGCAGTGCCGCGGCGGTGGCAGCTGGTTTGTGCGATGTGGCGCTCGGAACCGATACGATGGGCTCGATCCGCATCCCAGCCGCGCATTGCGGGGTCTATGGCTTCAAGCTCGCGACCGACCGGGTGAGCCAGGACGGGCTGATCCCCGCCGATCCCTCGCTCGACGCGATTGGACCACTGGCGCGCGATCTCGATACGCTAGAGCGAGTATCGCGCGTCATCTCCGATTTTGGCGACGGCAATATCGAGGGTTCCGGTGCCACTTTGATCGAGCACGGGGTGAAGTGCCATCCCGACGTTGACCAGGCGTTTGGGCGAGCTCTCACCGAGCTTGGGCATCCTGAGACCGAAAAACTCGCCCATCCGAACTCGCGTATCCGGTTCGCCGGATTTGTCGGTGTCTCGAAATTCATGGCGGGCGATCTCGCGGATGTTGCGAAGTCTGATCATCTCGCGAAGCTGCTGACCTATGGACCGCGTCGCTCTGACGCGGATTGGGTCGAGGACCAAAGCATGCTTGCCGAAACCGGCACCGCTGTGCGCGCAATTGTGAAACGGCACGGCTTTCTGATCCTTCCCACCGTCCCCAATCCACCATTCCCGCATTCCGAACCTGAACCTGCCGCGCAGGCCGACTTTACCTGCCTTGCCAACATCGCCGGATTGCCTGCACTCTCCATCCCCGCCGGTTGGACCGAGGACGGTCTGCCCATCGGTGTGCAGATCATCGGAGAAGCGGGCGCTGAGGCGGGACTGTTCCGGATCGCCCGCGACCTCGACAGCAAACTCGGCGCCTATCGCGCGCCCCAAAAAGGAGCCTGA
- a CDS encoding SDR family NAD(P)-dependent oxidoreductase — MAKFTGKTVVVTGSGKEKGLGQGILQAFADEGANCVVSDLTIDAEADAVAEELRGRGAKVATIACDVSKADQCQALVAKTLAHFPTLDVFVNNAGIGFKMKPLLDVDTADEWDQVIAVNLSGAFYSTQAAARAMVDAGKGGRIINIASQAAKTGFPHLPAYVSSKHGMVGLTRASAVELGAHGITVNAICPNHVTTGLGAQQNEYFSKLLGFATVEEYLANMSAKNPMGRPGLPSDTAAACLWLASDEAFYVTGEALNVSGGEEMH, encoded by the coding sequence GTGGCTAAATTCACAGGCAAGACGGTCGTAGTCACCGGCTCGGGCAAGGAGAAGGGGCTGGGGCAGGGCATCCTGCAAGCATTCGCCGATGAAGGTGCCAACTGCGTCGTCTCGGACCTGACCATCGACGCGGAAGCCGATGCTGTTGCTGAGGAACTGCGCGGACGCGGGGCAAAAGTCGCGACTATCGCGTGCGACGTTTCCAAAGCCGACCAATGCCAGGCGCTCGTGGCGAAGACACTCGCGCATTTCCCGACGCTCGATGTGTTCGTCAACAATGCCGGGATCGGCTTCAAGATGAAGCCGCTGCTCGACGTCGACACGGCCGATGAATGGGATCAGGTGATTGCGGTCAACCTTTCGGGTGCATTCTACAGCACGCAGGCCGCCGCACGCGCAATGGTCGATGCGGGCAAAGGCGGGCGGATCATCAACATCGCCAGCCAAGCGGCGAAAACCGGCTTCCCTCACCTGCCTGCTTATGTCTCGTCCAAACACGGCATGGTCGGCCTGACCCGTGCGTCGGCGGTCGAACTGGGCGCACACGGGATCACGGTGAACGCGATCTGCCCGAACCATGTCACCACTGGACTTGGGGCGCAGCAGAACGAGTATTTCAGCAAACTGCTCGGCTTCGCCACTGTCGAAGAATACCTCGCCAATATGAGCGCCAAAAACCCCATGGGGCGGCCCGGTCTGCCGAGTGATACCGCCGCTGCATGTCTCTGGCTCGCCAGCGATGAGGCCTTCTATGTGACCGGAGAAGCGCTCAATGTGAGCGGCGGGGAGGAAATGCACTGA
- a CDS encoding REDY-like protein HapK, translating to MRIIVPFNLKPGTDVAEYEEWAKTKDVPTASALPSVNSFTVHKATGLFGDPDTPPPYAYFEILDITNMDDFVKDVSDPDFQAKAAPFQDYANGPQFILTEDL from the coding sequence ATGCGCATTATTGTACCGTTCAACCTGAAGCCCGGAACCGATGTCGCCGAATACGAAGAATGGGCCAAGACCAAAGACGTGCCGACCGCGAGCGCGCTGCCTTCGGTCAACAGCTTCACCGTGCACAAAGCGACCGGCCTGTTCGGCGATCCCGACACCCCGCCGCCCTATGCCTATTTCGAGATCCTCGACATCACCAACATGGATGACTTCGTGAAGGATGTTTCGGACCCTGATTTCCAAGCCAAGGCGGCCCCGTTTCAGGACTATGCCAACGGCCCGCAATTCATCCTGACTGAAGACTTGTAA